A section of the Engystomops pustulosus chromosome 3, aEngPut4.maternal, whole genome shotgun sequence genome encodes:
- the CDC42EP3 gene encoding cdc42 effector protein 3 — protein MPAKTPIYLKAGNNKKGKKFKLRDVLSSDLISPPLGDFRHTIHIGKDGQHDVFGDISFLQGNYELLPGNQGRPRSHLHGHNEFLRANSTCDAMFSDTSSPVLKNAISLPTIGGSQALVLPLLSAVTFNSKRDSYSPSKSPRLSCEPVLEEKLMEKCESYDSEHQYDHGSSWKVSGSASCSTNGRSSHSSSLSEQYSDWQGLELFEDSHNPCEIENTDLKPEESLSDLAGSLLTLQLDLGPSLLDEVLHVMDKNKP, from the coding sequence ATGCCCGCTAAAACCCCCATCTATCTGAAGGCTGGAAACAACAAGAAAggtaaaaaatttaaattgagGGATGTGTTGTCCTCAGACCTGATCAGCCCACCGTTAGGTGATTTTCGGCACACTATACACATTGGCAAAGACGGACAGCATGATGTCTTTGGTGATATCTCCTTTCTTCAAGGTAACTATGAACTGTTGCCAGGAAACCAAGGAAGACCAAGGAGTCATTTACATGGACACAATGAATTTTTGAGGGCAAACAGCACTTGTGATGCAATGTTTTCTGACACATCTTCACCTGTTCTTAAAAATGCAATCTCTTTACCAACAATTGGTGGATCCCAAGCACTGGTCTTGCCCTTGCTATCCGCTGTGACTTTTAACTCTAAAAGAGACTCTTACAGCCCTTCTAAGTCACCAAGACTCAGTTGCGAGCCTGTGTTAGAGGAAAAGTTGATGGAAAAATGTGAGTCTTATGACAGTGAGCACCAATATGACCATGGAAGCTCATGGAAGGTCAGTGGCTCTGCATCATGCTCCACAAATGGAAGGTCAAGCCATTCGTCTAGTCTCTCTGAACAATATAGTGATTGGCAAGGGCTTGAATTGTTTGAAGATAGCCATAATCCTTGTGAAATCGAGAATACTGATTTAAAACCAGAGGAATCTCTTTCTGACTTGGCTGGATCTCTGTTAACTCTGCAGCTTGACTTGGGCCCTTCTCTTTTGGATGAGGTGCTTCATGTAATGGACAAGAATAAACCATGA